In the Gossypium raimondii isolate GPD5lz chromosome 9, ASM2569854v1, whole genome shotgun sequence genome, one interval contains:
- the LOC105798731 gene encoding receptor-like serine/threonine-protein kinase At4g25390 yields the protein MMPRSLPPLQQPPLTHHRPLPIRLILPPIVAFTAAFSILLVLSLCLRKIRRERTVPADSKPPYRFSYSVLRRATSSFSVSQRLGQGGFGSVYRATISNNLHHDHRRSKNIQTVAVKVMDTSSLQGEREFQNELFFVSKLNSSLVVPVLGFSHDRKRRRMLLVYELMPNGNLQDALLHRKCPELMNWKQRFSVAVDIAKGVEYLHGLDPPVIHGDIKPSNILLDQYFSAKIADFGLARLKSEEVKLEIAEDHGSIAETESVATGFEDYGSIAENSEVVTVAVSPPAVATSPEIMEKGSVSVSEGNFDRASVENGKELVNGGGKQSGGSSSDWWWKQDMGAVGESGKVKDYVMEWIGSEIKKERPSNDWITSVASSSYEMKAKSGEKKNKKSKKRLEWWVSMEDDKENNVKRRPTRERWKEEYCAKLSKTNKKKKREMAMCHSDDNGGWENWWRLDDARKKKKRSKSSIGSVDWYDSFSGEIPKSGGISSTPSMRGTVCYIAPEYGGSDPSEKCDVYSFGVLLLVLIAGRRPLQVTGSPMAEFQRANLTSWAKHLAQTGKLFDLIDQSIQSLKQEQALLCITVALLCLQKSPARRPSMKEVVAMLTGDADPPQLPTEFSPSPPSRYPFKSRKKVR from the coding sequence atgatgCCTCGCTCGCTCCCACCGCTGCAGCAACCGCCGTTGACCCACCACCGCCCTTTACCCATACGTCTCATCCTCCCACCTATCGTAGCTTTCACAGCGGCCTTTTCAATCTTACTCGTTCTATCCTTGTGCCTTCGCAAAATTCGACGTGAACGCACTGTTCCCGCCGACTCCAAGCCGCCATACCGGTTTTCGTACTCCGTCCTCCGTCGCGCTACCTCCTCTTTCTCCGTTTCACAGCGCCTCGGTCAAGGGGGCTTTGGCTCTGTTTACCGCGCCACCATCTCTAACAACCTCCATCATGACCACCGCCGAAGCAAAAACATTCAAACCGTCGCTGTTAAGGTGATGGACACCAGTTCTCTTCAGGGCGAACGCGAGTTCCAAAACGAGCTCTTCTTCGTTTCAAAACTCAATTCTTCCCTGGTCGTTCCAGTCCTCGGCTTCTCTCACGACCGAAAACGACGTCGAATGCTCCTTGTTTACGAGCTCATGCCTAACGGCAATCTGCAAGATGCGTTGCTTCATAGAAAATGCCCCGAGTTAATGAACTGGAAACAGAGATTTTCAGTTGCTGTTGATATTGCCAAGGGAGTTGAATATCTCCATGGATTAGACCCTCCAGTAATTCACGGAGATATTAAGCCTAGTAACATATTGTTGGATCAGTATTTTTCAGCCAAAATTGCTGATTTTGGACTAGCAAGGTTGAAATCAGAGGAAGTTAAACTGGAAATTGCTGAGGATCATGGATCTATAGCGGAAACAGAGAGTGTAGCTACAGGATTTGAGGATTATGGATCTATTGCGGAGAATTCGGAGGTTGTTACAGTTGCCGTTTCTCCGCCGGCAGTTGCAACATCTCCTGAAATTATGGAGAAAGGAAGCGTGTCGGTCTCGGAGGGGAATTTCGATAGAGCAAGTGTTGAGAATGGAAAAGAATTGGTCAACGGTGGCGGGAAGCAGAGTGGCGGCTCCAGCAGCGATTGGTGGTGGAAGCAAGATATGGGCGCAGTGGGAGAGAGTGGGAAAGTGAAGGATTATGTGATGGAATGGATAGGAAGTGAGATTAAGAAAGAGAGACCCAGTAATGATTGGATTACTTCAGTGGCTTCTTCAAGTTACGAAATGAAAGCTAAATCGGGggagaagaagaataagaagagCAAAAAACGATTGGAATGGTGGGTGTCAATGGAGGACGATAAGGAAAACAATGTAAAGAGGAGACCGACGAGGGAGCGGTGGAAAGAGGAGTATTGCGCAAAGctttcaaaaacaaacaaaaagaagaagagagagaTGGCAATGTGCCATAGTGATGATAATGGTGGTTGGGAGAATTGGTGGCGGCTTGATGATgcgaggaagaagaagaagaggagtaAAAGCAGTATTGGAAGTGTGGACTGGTATGATTCATTTAGTGGGGAGATTCCCAAGAGTGGTGGGATTAGCAGTACCCCCAGTATGAGAGGAACCGTTTGCTACATTGCTCCTGAGTATGGAGGAAGTGATCCATCAGAGAAGTGTGATGTTTACAGCTTTGGAGTTCTACTATTGGTTCTCATTGCAGGGAGGCGACCCTTGCAGGTTACAGGCTCTCCTATGGCGGAGTTTCAGCGGGCCAATCTCACTTCCTGGGCGAAGCATCTTGCACAAACTGGGAAGCTCTTTGATTTGATTGACCAGAGTATACAGTCTTTGAAACAAGAACAGGCTCTTTTGTGTATCACAGTTGCTTTGCTTTGTTTGCAGAAATCACCGGCCCGTCGCCCTTCCATGAAGGAAGTTGTTGCCATGCTCACTGGTGACGCCGACCCGCCTCAGCTACCTACTGAATTTTCCCCCTCACCACCATCACGTTACCCATTTAAGTCACGGAAGAAGGTCCGGTGA